In the genome of Raphanus sativus cultivar WK10039 chromosome 4, ASM80110v3, whole genome shotgun sequence, one region contains:
- the LOC108849582 gene encoding GDSL esterase/lipase At1g54790 isoform X1 — translation MAPTVNNLSVALFVFISFFPSTLSIILKYPAIINFGDSNSDTGNLISAGIESVYPPYGQTYFKLPSGRYCDGRLIVDFLLDAMDMPFLNPYLDSLGLPNFKKGCNFAAAGSTILPANPTSVSPFSFDLQISQFIRFKSRALELLAKTGKRYERYLPPSDYYAKGLYMIDIGQNDLAGAFYSKTLDQVLASIPSTLETFEAGLKRLYEEGARNFWIHNTGPLGCLAQNIAKFGTDSTKLDEFGCVSSHNQAAKLFNLQLHALSNKFQAQFPDSNVTYVDIFSIKSNLIANYSQFGFENPIMVCCGIGGAPLNYDSRISCGQTKVLDGTTVTAKACNDSSEYINWDGIHYTEAANHFVSDQILTGKYSDPAFSDQMPFLLSIKL, via the exons ATGGCTCCCACTGTAAACAATCTTTCAGTTGCTCTCTTCgtcttcatctctttttttcCCTCAACTCTGTCTATAATCCTAAAATACCCGGCAATCATCAACTTTGGGGATTCAAATTCTGATACGGGCAATCTTATCTCCGCGGGGATTGAAAGTGTCTATCCACCGTATGGCCAGACTTACTTCAAGCTTCCCTCAGGAAGATATTGTGACGGGCGCCTTATTGTAGATTttctat TGGATGCAATGGACATGCCATTTCTAAATCCGTATTTGGATTCACTTGGTTTACCAAATTTCAAAAAAGGGTGTAACTTTGCAGCAGCCGGATCCACCATCCTTCCCGCTAACCCCACCTCTGTTTCTCCCTTCTCCTTTGATCTTCAAATCTCTCAATTTATCCGGTTCAAATCTCGGGCACTTGAACTACTTGCTAAAACAG GAAAGAGATATGAAAGGTACTTGCCACCATCTGATTATTATGCAAAAGGACTATACATGATTGACATAGGGCAAAATGATCTTGCTGGTGCCTTTTACTCCAAGACTCTTGACCAAGTTCTTGCCTCTATTCCTTCCACTCTTGAAACTTTTGAGGCTGGGCTCAAG AGGCTGTATGAAGAAGGAGCTAGAAACTTTTGGATACACAACACAGGACCTTTAGGATGTTTGGCTCAAAATATTGCCAAATTTGGGACAGATTCAACAAAGCTTGATGAGTTTGGATGTGTTAGTTCCCATAACCAAGCAGCCAAACTATTCAATCTTCAACTGCATGCTCTCTCGAACAAATTTCAAGCCCAGTTCCCTGATTCAAATGTTACTTACGTTGATATATTCTCGATCAAATCCAATCTTATTGCTAACTATTCTCAATTCG GTTTTGAAAACCCTATAATGGTATGTTGTGGAATTGGTGGAGCGCCTTTAAACTATGATAGTCGCATTTCGTGTGGCCAAACTAAAGTCTTAGACGGGACAACCGTGACGGCCAAAGCATGCAACGACAGTTCCGAATACATAAACTGGGATGGAATTCACTATACTGAAGCCGCAAACCATTTCGTTTCGGATCAGATCTTAACTGGGAAGTATTCCGATCCAGCGTTTTCAGATCAGATGCCTTTTCTTCTAAgcataaaactttaa
- the LOC108849582 gene encoding GDSL esterase/lipase At1g54790 isoform X2 translates to MRISFVVFIFVTIYIQKSNSVDFKYLSAFNFGDSNSDTGDLVAGLGVHLDLSYGQNYFKISSQRFCDGRLVIDYLMDAMDMPFLNPYLDSLGLPNFKKGCNFAAAGSTILPANPTSVSPFSFDLQISQFIRFKSRALELLAKTGKRYERYLPPSDYYAKGLYMIDIGQNDLAGAFYSKTLDQVLASIPSTLETFEAGLKRLYEEGARNFWIHNTGPLGCLAQNIAKFGTDSTKLDEFGCVSSHNQAAKLFNLQLHALSNKFQAQFPDSNVTYVDIFSIKSNLIANYSQFGFENPIMVCCGIGGAPLNYDSRISCGQTKVLDGTTVTAKACNDSSEYINWDGIHYTEAANHFVSDQILTGKYSDPAFSDQMPFLLSIKL, encoded by the exons ATGAGAATCTCTTTTGTCGTCTTCATTTTTGTTAccatttatatacaaaaatcaaACTCCGttgatttcaaatatttatctgcTTTTAATTTTGGAGATTCTAATTCCGATACGGGTGATCTCGTTGCTGGCCTTGGCGTTCATCTTGACCTTTCGTACGGCCAAAATTACTTCAAAATTTCTTCCCAAAGATTCTGCGATGGACGTCTTGTCATAGATTATCTAA TGGATGCAATGGACATGCCATTTCTAAATCCGTATTTGGATTCACTTGGTTTACCAAATTTCAAAAAAGGGTGTAACTTTGCAGCAGCCGGATCCACCATCCTTCCCGCTAACCCCACCTCTGTTTCTCCCTTCTCCTTTGATCTTCAAATCTCTCAATTTATCCGGTTCAAATCTCGGGCACTTGAACTACTTGCTAAAACAG GAAAGAGATATGAAAGGTACTTGCCACCATCTGATTATTATGCAAAAGGACTATACATGATTGACATAGGGCAAAATGATCTTGCTGGTGCCTTTTACTCCAAGACTCTTGACCAAGTTCTTGCCTCTATTCCTTCCACTCTTGAAACTTTTGAGGCTGGGCTCAAG AGGCTGTATGAAGAAGGAGCTAGAAACTTTTGGATACACAACACAGGACCTTTAGGATGTTTGGCTCAAAATATTGCCAAATTTGGGACAGATTCAACAAAGCTTGATGAGTTTGGATGTGTTAGTTCCCATAACCAAGCAGCCAAACTATTCAATCTTCAACTGCATGCTCTCTCGAACAAATTTCAAGCCCAGTTCCCTGATTCAAATGTTACTTACGTTGATATATTCTCGATCAAATCCAATCTTATTGCTAACTATTCTCAATTCG GTTTTGAAAACCCTATAATGGTATGTTGTGGAATTGGTGGAGCGCCTTTAAACTATGATAGTCGCATTTCGTGTGGCCAAACTAAAGTCTTAGACGGGACAACCGTGACGGCCAAAGCATGCAACGACAGTTCCGAATACATAAACTGGGATGGAATTCACTATACTGAAGCCGCAAACCATTTCGTTTCGGATCAGATCTTAACTGGGAAGTATTCCGATCCAGCGTTTTCAGATCAGATGCCTTTTCTTCTAAgcataaaactttaa
- the LOC108850459 gene encoding uncharacterized protein LOC108850459: MPGTFKRPKRILVDNGSSSNIIFHSVYADLGQEPKALTRKGTSLVGFSGEVKQTLGEVLLPVYAEGINQATKFLVVDCPSSYNVMLGRLWIHDMGAVPSTLHQLIKFPTPGVLKLSKEIKKILGPAIKLPKGKTQIL, from the exons ATGCCAGGAACGTTCAAGAGGCCGAAG CGAATACTGGTGGACAATGGAAGCTCCAGCAACATCATCTTCCATTCGGTCTATGCTGATCTAGGGCAGGAACCTAAGGCGCTAACGAGAAAGGGGACCTCTCTCGTAGGCTTTAGCGGAGAGGTGAAGCAGACCCTTGGGGAAGTTCTCCTCCCGGTATACGCCGAAGGGATAAACCAGGCTACGAAGTTCCTAGTCGTCGACTGCCCTTCCTCCTACAACGTAATGTTAGGAAGACTTTGGATCCACGATatgggagccgtaccttcgACTCTCCATCAATTAATCAAGTTTCCGACCCCCGGGGTATTAAAGCTATCAAAGGAGATCAAGAAAATTCTAGGTCCTGCTATTaagttacctaaagggaagaccCAGATCTTATAG